In one window of Ovis aries strain OAR_USU_Benz2616 breed Rambouillet chromosome 3, ARS-UI_Ramb_v3.0, whole genome shotgun sequence DNA:
- the MYL6B gene encoding myosin light chain 6B has protein sequence MPPKKDVPVKKPVGPPAASKPAAKPAVGPPPSRVELPPPVPLIIEKPAKPQEPPIDLSKVVIEFNKDQLEEFKEAFELYDRVGDGKIQFSQCGDVMRALGQNPTNAEVLRVMGYPKSDELKSRRVDFETFLPMLQAVAKLPDRGSYQDYLEGLRVFDKEQNGKVMGAELRHVLTTLGERMTEEEVESVLAGHEDSSGCINYEAFLKHILSV, from the exons ATGCCTCCCAAGAAGGATGTTCCCGTGAAGAAGCCAGTGGGGCCCCCTGCTGCCTCCAAGCCTGCTGCTAAGCCCGCAGTAGGGCCCCCTCCATCCAGGGTTGAGCTACCACCACCTGTCCCTCTAATCATTGAGAAACCTGCGAAACCCCAGGAGCCCCCCATCGATCTCTCCAAAGTGGTG ATCGAGTTTAACAAGGACCAGCTGGAGG AGTTCAAGGAGGCCTTCGAGCTGTATGACCGAGTGGGGGATGGCAAGATCCAGTTCAGCCAGTGTGGGGACGTGATGAGGGCTCTGGGCCAGAACCCCACCAACGCCGAGGTGCTCAGGGTCATGGGATACCCCAAGAGTGATG AGCTGAAGTCCCGGCGTGTGGACTTTGAGACTTTCCTGCCCATGCTTCAGGCAGTCGCCAAGTTGCCAGACCGAGGCTCATACCAGGACTACCTGGAGGGGCTTCGGGTGTTTGACAAAGAGCAGAATGGCAAAGTCATGGGAGCTGAGCTCAGACATGTCCTCACCACCCTGG GAGAGAGGATGACTGAAGAGGAGGTGGAGTCTGTTTTGGCAGGACATGAGGACAGCAGTGGCTGCATCAACTATGAAG CCTTCCTGAAGCACATCCTAAGCGTCTGA
- the MYL6 gene encoding myosin light polypeptide 6 isoform X1: MCDFTEDQTAEFKEAFQLFDRTGDGKILYSQCGDVMRALGQNPTNAEVLKVLGNPKSDEMNVKVLDFEHFLPMLQTVAKNKDQGTYEDYVEGLRVFDKEGNGTVMGAEIRHVLVTLGEKMTEEEVEMLVAGHEDSNGCINYEELVRMVLNG, from the exons ATG TGTGACTTCACCGAGGATCAGACCGCAG AGTTCAAGGAGGCCTTCCAGCTGTTTGACCGAACGGGGGATGGCAAGATCCTGTACAGTCAGTGTGGGGACGTGATGAGGGCCCTGGGCCAGAATCCCACCAACGCCGAGGTGCTCAAAGTCCTGGGGAACCCCAAGAGTGATG AGATGAACGTGAAGGTACTGGACTTTGAGCACTTCCTACCCATGCTGCAGACTGTGGCCAAGAACAAGGACCAGGGCACCTATGAGGACTATGTTGAAGGCCTTCGGGTGTTTGACAAGGAAGGGAACGGCACCGTCATGGGTGCTGAGATCCGGCACGTTCTCGTCACACTGG gtgagaagatgacagaggaagaaGTAGAGATGCTGGTGGCAGGGCATGAGGACAGCAATGGCTGTATCAACTATGAAG AGCTCGTCCGCATGGTGCTGAATGGCTGA
- the MYL6 gene encoding myosin light polypeptide 6 isoform X2, translating into MCDFTEDQTAEFKEAFQLFDRTGDGKILYSQCGDVMRALGQNPTNAEVLKVLGNPKSDEMNVKVLDFEHFLPMLQTVAKNKDQGTYEDYVEGLRVFDKEGNGTVMGAEIRHVLVTLGEKMTEEEVEMLVAGHEDSNGCINYEAFVRHILSG; encoded by the exons ATG TGTGACTTCACCGAGGATCAGACCGCAG AGTTCAAGGAGGCCTTCCAGCTGTTTGACCGAACGGGGGATGGCAAGATCCTGTACAGTCAGTGTGGGGACGTGATGAGGGCCCTGGGCCAGAATCCCACCAACGCCGAGGTGCTCAAAGTCCTGGGGAACCCCAAGAGTGATG AGATGAACGTGAAGGTACTGGACTTTGAGCACTTCCTACCCATGCTGCAGACTGTGGCCAAGAACAAGGACCAGGGCACCTATGAGGACTATGTTGAAGGCCTTCGGGTGTTTGACAAGGAAGGGAACGGCACCGTCATGGGTGCTGAGATCCGGCACGTTCTCGTCACACTGG gtgagaagatgacagaggaagaaGTAGAGATGCTGGTGGCAGGGCATGAGGACAGCAATGGCTGTATCAACTATGAAG CGTTTGTGAGGCATATCCTGTCGGGGTGA